From the Gordonia bronchialis DSM 43247 genome, one window contains:
- a CDS encoding HesB/IscA family protein, with translation MTVQNESGAATSTGVILTDAAASKAKALLDQEGRDDLSLRIAVQPGGCAGLRYQLFFDDRSLDGDVISDFGGVSLAVDRMSAPYVQGATIDFVDTIEKQGFTIDNPNATGSCACGDSFN, from the coding sequence ATGACCGTGCAGAACGAATCCGGCGCCGCGACGAGCACCGGCGTCATCCTGACCGACGCCGCCGCGTCCAAGGCCAAGGCGCTGCTCGACCAGGAGGGCCGCGACGACCTGTCGCTGCGGATCGCGGTGCAGCCGGGCGGCTGTGCGGGTCTGCGCTACCAGCTCTTCTTCGACGACCGTTCGCTCGACGGCGACGTCATCTCGGACTTCGGGGGCGTGAGCCTCGCGGTGGACCGGATGAGTGCACCGTATGTGCAGGGCGCGACCATCGACTTCGTCGACACCATCGAGAAGCAGGGTTTCACCATCGACAACCCGAACGCGACCGGCAGCTGCGCCTGCGGCGACTCGTTCAACTGA
- a CDS encoding carbohydrate kinase family protein produces the protein MATVVCGSIATDHLMKFPGKFSEQLLGDHLEHISLSFLVEDLVVRRGGVGGNIGYAMGQLGGNPVLVGSVGPDFDDYRQWLESNGVDCRGVRVSDIHQTARFMCTTDETMAQLATFYAGAMSESREISLADVISETGTPELVLVGADDPEAMLRHTRECRTAGVPFAADPSQQLARLDGEQVRELIDGAAYLFTNEYEWGLLRQKAGLSEAQVAEMVGVRVTTLGKDGAEIIDSDGTRIHVEVVPETAKVDPTGVGDGFRAGFLTALGKGLGFERAAQVGSMVAVLVLEAESTQDWTWESETAFGRIAGAYGEQAASEIRAVLS, from the coding sequence GTGGCAACCGTCGTCTGCGGGTCCATCGCGACCGACCACCTGATGAAGTTTCCGGGCAAGTTCTCCGAGCAGTTGCTCGGCGATCACCTCGAACACATCTCGTTGAGCTTCCTCGTCGAGGATCTCGTCGTCCGCCGGGGCGGTGTCGGAGGCAACATCGGTTATGCCATGGGTCAGCTCGGTGGCAATCCGGTCCTCGTCGGTTCCGTCGGGCCCGACTTCGACGACTACCGGCAGTGGCTGGAATCGAACGGCGTCGACTGCCGCGGTGTGCGGGTGTCCGACATTCACCAGACCGCCCGATTCATGTGCACCACCGACGAGACGATGGCGCAGCTGGCCACCTTCTACGCCGGTGCCATGAGCGAGTCACGCGAGATCTCCCTGGCCGACGTGATCAGCGAAACCGGAACTCCCGAGCTGGTTCTCGTCGGTGCCGACGACCCCGAGGCCATGCTCCGGCACACCCGCGAATGCCGGACCGCCGGGGTTCCGTTCGCAGCCGACCCCTCGCAGCAACTCGCGCGTCTCGACGGGGAGCAGGTGCGCGAGCTGATCGACGGCGCGGCCTACCTGTTCACCAACGAGTACGAGTGGGGGCTGCTCCGCCAGAAGGCCGGGTTGTCGGAGGCGCAGGTCGCCGAGATGGTGGGCGTGCGTGTGACGACCCTCGGCAAAGACGGCGCCGAGATCATCGACTCCGACGGCACCCGAATCCACGTCGAGGTCGTCCCCGAGACCGCCAAGGTGGACCCGACCGGTGTCGGCGACGGATTCCGTGCCGGATTCCTCACCGCGCTCGGCAAGGGGCTCGGCTTCGAGCGCGCCGCGCAGGTGGGTTCGATGGTCGCGGTGCTCGTGCTCGAGGCGGAATCGACCCAGGACTGGACCTGGGAGTCCGAGACCGCCTTCGGCCGGATCGCCGGTGCCTACGGTGAGCAGGCGGCGTCGGAGATCCGCGCGGTCCTGAGCTGA
- a CDS encoding DUF2200 domain-containing protein, whose amino-acid sequence MDRIFGMSVASVYPLYVAKAEKKGRTRAEVDEIIEWLTGFDDAALAEHLARGTTFRDFFAAADLNPSAALITGSVCGVKVQEIDDPLMRKIRYLDKLVDELAKGRPMTKILRT is encoded by the coding sequence ATGGACCGGATCTTCGGGATGAGCGTCGCGTCGGTGTATCCGCTCTACGTAGCCAAGGCCGAGAAGAAGGGCCGCACCAGGGCCGAGGTCGACGAGATCATCGAGTGGCTCACCGGATTCGACGACGCCGCCCTGGCCGAGCACCTCGCGCGGGGCACGACGTTCCGGGACTTCTTCGCCGCGGCGGATCTGAACCCGAGCGCGGCCCTGATCACCGGCTCGGTGTGCGGAGTCAAGGTGCAGGAGATCGACGATCCGCTGATGCGCAAGATCCGCTACCTCGACAAGCTCGTCGACGAGCTGGCCAAGGGACGACCGATGACGAAGATCCTGCGTACCTGA
- the gcvT gene encoding glycine cleavage system aminomethyltransferase GcvT: protein MSELLAGPIADRHVALCASFAAFGGWDMPVSYAGTVAEHTAVRETVGIFDVSHLGKALVSGPGAAALVNATLTNDLGRIGPGRAQYTLCCNDSGGVIDDLIAYLVSDDEVFLIPNAANTAAVVDVLRAAAPDGVTVTDRHRDHAVFAVQGPRSPELLEGLGLPAGMEYMAFVDAELVTAGGARPVRVCRTGYTGERGYEILPSWDDAGPVFDTLLDGVRDLGGMPAGLGARDTLRTEMGYALHGHELGPEITPVQARSSWAVGWDKPHFGGRDALLAEKEAGPRRRLYGLRATGRGVPRADCEVRSGPGGERIGVCTSGTFSPTLKQGIALALIDTASGVRKGDEVSIDVRGRDLPCEVVIPPFVESHV from the coding sequence ATGAGTGAACTGCTTGCCGGTCCCATCGCCGATCGCCACGTCGCCCTGTGTGCATCGTTCGCGGCCTTCGGTGGCTGGGATATGCCGGTGTCGTATGCCGGAACCGTCGCCGAGCACACCGCGGTGCGCGAGACGGTGGGCATCTTCGACGTCAGCCATCTCGGCAAGGCGCTGGTGTCGGGCCCCGGCGCGGCCGCGTTGGTGAACGCGACACTCACCAATGATCTCGGCCGGATCGGCCCGGGCCGGGCCCAATACACGTTGTGCTGCAACGATTCCGGTGGCGTGATCGACGACCTCATCGCCTACCTGGTGTCCGACGACGAGGTGTTCCTGATCCCGAACGCGGCCAACACGGCCGCCGTCGTCGACGTGCTGCGAGCCGCGGCCCCCGACGGCGTCACCGTCACCGACCGCCACCGCGACCACGCCGTCTTCGCAGTACAGGGACCGCGCAGCCCGGAGCTGCTCGAGGGCCTCGGGTTGCCGGCCGGCATGGAGTACATGGCCTTCGTCGACGCGGAACTCGTCACCGCCGGCGGGGCGCGTCCGGTGCGGGTGTGCCGCACCGGCTACACCGGTGAACGCGGCTACGAGATCCTGCCCTCCTGGGATGATGCCGGTCCGGTGTTCGACACCCTGCTCGACGGTGTTCGGGATCTCGGCGGGATGCCGGCCGGGCTCGGGGCGCGCGACACCCTGCGCACCGAGATGGGTTACGCCCTGCACGGGCACGAGCTGGGACCCGAGATCACGCCGGTGCAGGCGCGGTCGAGTTGGGCGGTGGGCTGGGACAAGCCGCACTTCGGTGGCCGCGACGCGCTGCTGGCCGAGAAGGAGGCCGGGCCGCGTCGTCGTCTCTACGGGCTGCGCGCGACCGGGCGCGGGGTACCGCGTGCCGACTGCGAGGTGCGTTCGGGGCCCGGCGGCGAGCGCATCGGGGTGTGTACCTCGGGAACGTTCTCGCCGACCCTCAAACAGGGAATCGCGCTCGCGCTGATCGACACCGCATCCGGTGTCCGCAAGGGCGACGAGGTGAGCATCGACGTCCGCGGACGGGACCTGCCGTGTGAGGTGGTCATACCGCCGTTCGTCGAGAGCCACGTCTGA
- a CDS encoding adenosylcobinamide-GDP ribazoletransferase — protein sequence MRVSPIRAVRTAFGWLTVFPVGAEDTTPDRTLGAAVIAAVPIVGAVLGALVALLGMALAHTGIPALLAGMLAVALLALTTRGMHLDGLADTADGLGCYGPPSRVTEVMRSGTVGPFGVATLVLVLGIQGVGFGALFDQSRWYDAAFAVALGRVGVLVAARRGLAPAHPDGFGALVAGTQRNALVVWAALALAAAAVCGFDVSTGVFDLPAAVTAMLVVLVVAVVVWLFTAHCARRMGGITGDVLGATIELGTAISVVGLLA from the coding sequence ATGCGGGTCTCGCCGATTCGTGCGGTACGCACGGCATTCGGTTGGCTGACCGTGTTCCCGGTCGGTGCCGAGGACACCACCCCTGACCGGACGCTGGGTGCGGCGGTGATCGCCGCGGTCCCCATCGTCGGCGCGGTCCTCGGCGCATTGGTCGCACTGTTGGGTATGGCCCTGGCGCACACCGGCATTCCCGCGCTCCTCGCCGGTATGCTGGCGGTCGCACTGCTGGCGCTGACGACTCGCGGTATGCATCTCGACGGCCTGGCCGACACCGCCGACGGTCTGGGATGCTACGGACCGCCGAGCCGCGTCACCGAAGTGATGCGCAGCGGGACCGTCGGACCGTTCGGCGTGGCCACCCTCGTCCTGGTGCTCGGCATCCAGGGCGTTGGATTCGGCGCACTGTTCGACCAATCACGGTGGTATGACGCAGCTTTCGCAGTGGCCCTGGGACGCGTCGGCGTGCTGGTCGCCGCCCGCCGGGGGCTGGCCCCGGCCCATCCCGACGGCTTCGGAGCGCTCGTCGCGGGAACCCAGCGGAACGCGCTCGTGGTCTGGGCGGCGCTCGCCCTGGCCGCCGCCGCCGTGTGCGGATTCGACGTCAGCACAGGCGTTTTCGACCTACCAGCGGCGGTCACCGCGATGCTCGTCGTGCTCGTCGTGGCTGTCGTCGTCTGGCTGTTCACCGCCCATTGCGCACGGCGGATGGGCGGCATCACCGGCGATGTGCTGGGCGCGACGATCGAGCTGGGAACCGCGATCTCCGTCGTCGGGCTGCTGGCCTGA
- a CDS encoding CHAP domain-containing protein, with protein MAGRAATRRRGLGAGVIVGVLAAVAVVGVVLAGATGHLPGVRSALGAHRPDSRPSTRPCRCSGRVSSTSSANSTSTIRRVRPNSQGVTEPWCADFVSWTMREAGVPLRNPNSGSWRIPGVANLTDHLRDVGRLRPATYRPTPGDIVLYDKPSPMGQHTNVVVAVAGDEITTVGGNERDGVTLRTYRQGSDPGIIGYGVLVD; from the coding sequence ATGGCGGGACGCGCAGCCACGCGCCGGCGGGGGTTGGGTGCGGGCGTGATCGTCGGCGTGCTGGCCGCCGTGGCCGTCGTCGGGGTGGTCCTGGCCGGCGCGACCGGTCATCTGCCGGGCGTGCGCTCGGCGCTGGGGGCGCACCGCCCCGACTCCCGGCCGTCGACGCGACCCTGCCGGTGCAGCGGGCGCGTGTCGTCGACGTCGTCCGCGAACAGTACGAGCACAATCCGGCGGGTACGACCTAATTCGCAGGGGGTGACCGAACCCTGGTGCGCGGACTTCGTGAGCTGGACCATGCGTGAAGCCGGTGTGCCGCTGCGTAATCCGAACTCCGGGTCGTGGCGCATCCCCGGGGTGGCGAACCTGACCGACCATCTCCGCGACGTGGGCCGGCTGCGTCCGGCGACCTATCGGCCGACGCCCGGCGACATCGTGCTCTACGACAAGCCGAGCCCGATGGGGCAGCACACCAACGTCGTGGTGGCGGTGGCCGGCGACGAGATCACCACGGTCGGCGGCAACGAGCGTGACGGGGTGACGCTGCGTACGTATCGGCAGGGCAGCGACCCCGGCATCATCGGGTACGGGGTGCTCGTGGATTAG
- a CDS encoding leucyl aminopeptidase: protein MSKNETVDRTRGPELELSTTIGKGDTALVIGLISASGSDSPDTEAIPDAEPTLVIGDGLLDDAQASEISTALAVLGASGSHGEVTRIAAPASLPVDLVVAVGLGGADNVDDPDQLRQAAGIAVRSLEGVDSAASTLSSVNLAAAAEGFFLGAYRFDEFRSEKTTPRKALPSTITLIVESKSKEAKAELEQATTIADCVAIARDFVNTPPSHLYPEEFAARARTLGSKAGLGVEILDDTELEAKGYGGIIGVGKGSSRLPRLVRLTHNKKSAKKVALVGKGITFDTGGISIKPAANMDQMTSDMGGAAAVIAATILAARLDLDVSVTATVPMAENMPSGTAQRPGDVLTQYGGRTVEVLNTDAEGRLVLADAIVRACEDEPDYLIDTATLTGAQMVALGTRTPGVMGTDDFRDRVAARSAEVGENAWAMPLPAELRGDLKSRVADLANVTPHRWGGMLAAGLFLKEFVPEGVAWAHVDIAGPAFNTGSPWGYTPKGGTGVPVRTIAAVLADIATNG, encoded by the coding sequence GTGAGCAAGAACGAGACTGTCGACCGCACACGCGGCCCCGAACTGGAACTGTCCACCACCATCGGCAAAGGCGACACCGCACTCGTCATCGGCCTGATCAGCGCATCGGGTTCCGACTCCCCCGATACCGAAGCCATCCCCGACGCCGAGCCCACCCTGGTCATCGGCGACGGTCTGCTCGACGACGCTCAGGCGAGTGAGATCTCCACGGCCCTGGCCGTTCTCGGCGCGAGCGGCTCGCATGGCGAGGTCACCCGCATCGCTGCTCCGGCGTCGTTGCCGGTGGACCTCGTCGTCGCGGTGGGACTCGGTGGCGCCGACAACGTCGACGATCCCGATCAGCTCCGCCAGGCGGCCGGCATCGCGGTGCGCTCACTGGAGGGCGTCGACTCCGCGGCCAGCACCCTGTCCTCGGTCAACCTGGCCGCCGCCGCGGAGGGCTTCTTCCTGGGCGCCTACCGGTTCGACGAGTTCCGCTCGGAGAAGACCACACCCCGCAAGGCGTTGCCCTCGACGATCACGCTGATCGTCGAGTCCAAGTCCAAAGAGGCCAAGGCCGAACTCGAGCAGGCGACCACGATCGCCGACTGCGTCGCCATCGCCCGCGACTTCGTCAACACCCCACCGAGTCACCTCTACCCCGAGGAATTCGCCGCCCGCGCTCGCACGCTCGGCTCGAAGGCAGGTCTGGGCGTCGAGATCCTCGACGACACCGAGCTCGAGGCCAAGGGGTACGGCGGGATCATCGGTGTCGGCAAGGGCAGCTCACGCCTGCCGCGCCTGGTGCGGCTGACCCACAACAAGAAGTCCGCGAAGAAGGTCGCACTGGTCGGCAAGGGCATCACCTTCGACACCGGCGGCATCTCGATCAAGCCGGCGGCCAACATGGACCAGATGACCTCCGACATGGGCGGTGCCGCCGCGGTGATCGCGGCCACCATCCTGGCTGCCCGCCTCGACCTCGACGTGTCGGTCACGGCGACCGTTCCGATGGCCGAGAACATGCCGTCGGGTACCGCGCAGCGCCCCGGTGACGTGCTGACCCAGTACGGCGGACGCACCGTCGAGGTGCTCAACACCGATGCCGAGGGACGCCTGGTGCTGGCCGACGCCATCGTGCGCGCCTGCGAGGACGAGCCGGACTACCTCATCGACACCGCCACCCTGACCGGCGCGCAGATGGTCGCGCTGGGTACCCGCACACCGGGCGTCATGGGCACCGACGACTTCCGCGACCGGGTGGCCGCCCGCTCCGCCGAGGTCGGCGAGAACGCGTGGGCCATGCCGCTGCCGGCCGAACTGCGCGGCGATCTCAAGTCCCGCGTGGCCGATCTCGCCAACGTGACGCCGCATCGGTGGGGCGGCATGCTCGCCGCCGGATTGTTCCTCAAGGAATTCGTTCCCGAGGGCGTCGCATGGGCACACGTCGACATCGCCGGACCGGCTTTCAACACCGGCAGTCCGTGGGGCTACACCCCCAAGGGCGGCACCGGGGTACCGGTGCGCACCATCGCCGCGGTGCTCGCCGACATTGCCACCAACGGATGA
- a CDS encoding DUF3043 domain-containing protein: MKLPWKSDTGGRDDSDDATTGEVVDTTGADDSAGSVKGGSYTPGKGKPTPKRREQQARRRGPVAPPPTTRAEARARRKELKATETKVDRKQRNAERREQRLEQRERMMAGDERYLMPRDKGPVRKFTRDIVDSRRNFAGLFMPFAIVLIVVMFIPNLAYLSTPVLLVFVIFMAIDAVILGRLVNRKVRERFPDSSDGGFKLGWYAFTRAMQMRKMRAPSPQVSPGDEV; this comes from the coding sequence GTGAAACTGCCATGGAAGTCGGACACCGGGGGCCGTGACGACAGCGACGACGCGACGACCGGCGAGGTCGTCGACACGACCGGCGCCGACGATTCCGCCGGCTCGGTGAAGGGCGGCTCGTACACCCCCGGCAAGGGCAAACCGACTCCCAAACGGCGTGAGCAGCAGGCCCGTCGCCGCGGACCGGTGGCGCCCCCGCCGACGACCCGCGCCGAGGCCCGCGCCCGCCGCAAGGAGCTCAAGGCCACCGAGACCAAGGTGGACCGCAAGCAGCGCAACGCCGAGCGCCGCGAGCAACGCCTCGAGCAGCGCGAGCGGATGATGGCCGGCGACGAGCGCTACCTGATGCCGCGAGACAAGGGCCCGGTCCGCAAGTTCACCCGTGACATCGTCGATTCCCGGCGCAACTTCGCGGGCCTGTTCATGCCGTTCGCGATCGTGCTGATCGTCGTCATGTTCATCCCCAACCTCGCCTACCTGTCCACCCCGGTGCTGCTGGTCTTCGTGATCTTCATGGCCATCGATGCCGTCATCCTCGGCCGGCTGGTGAATCGCAAGGTGCGCGAACGGTTCCCGGATTCGAGTGATGGCGGGTTCAAACTCGGCTGGTACGCATTCACCCGGGCCATGCAGATGCGCAAGATGCGCGCGCCGAGCCCGCAGGTGTCGCCGGGCGACGAAGTCTGA
- a CDS encoding glycerate kinase family protein, with protein sequence MRVLIAPDSFGDTLSAVAATEAIARGWSAARPDDHITRAPQSDGGPGFVDVLASRFGTVVTETVAGPLGASVSARWLHDTGGEVPTAYIECAQACGLHQLGGGPTPRTAMAADTRGVGQLVSAALARGAGRIVVGLGGSATTDGGSGLVEALGGTTQAAARLRDIDLVAASDVENPLLGPLGAAAVFGPQKGADDVTVARLEERMTQWSRVLSSMAGRDISGDAGAGAAGGLGAALLALGARRVSGATLVAEATDLATDVAAADLVITGEGKFDAQTLRGKVVSALHGAAAAAGARTVVLAGQVTLPAGEIAAAGIASAHAVVDIAGSVEVAMNDAAVQLARLAESVAGQWAA encoded by the coding sequence CTGCGTGTCTTGATCGCCCCCGATTCCTTCGGTGACACCCTCTCGGCGGTCGCCGCGACCGAGGCGATCGCCCGCGGCTGGTCGGCCGCCCGGCCCGACGACCACATCACCCGCGCGCCGCAATCCGACGGGGGGCCGGGCTTCGTGGACGTCCTCGCCTCGAGGTTCGGCACGGTGGTCACCGAGACGGTCGCCGGGCCACTCGGCGCGTCGGTGAGCGCGCGGTGGCTCCATGACACCGGCGGCGAGGTGCCGACGGCCTACATCGAATGTGCGCAGGCCTGTGGACTGCATCAGCTCGGCGGTGGTCCGACGCCGCGCACCGCGATGGCCGCCGACACCCGCGGCGTGGGGCAACTGGTGTCGGCGGCGCTCGCGCGCGGTGCCGGGCGCATCGTAGTCGGACTGGGTGGCAGCGCGACCACCGACGGCGGCAGCGGTCTGGTCGAAGCGCTGGGCGGGACCACCCAGGCCGCGGCGCGGTTGCGCGACATCGATCTCGTCGCGGCCTCCGACGTGGAGAACCCGCTGCTCGGCCCGCTCGGCGCGGCGGCCGTATTCGGGCCGCAGAAGGGCGCCGACGACGTGACCGTGGCGCGCCTGGAGGAACGGATGACCCAGTGGTCACGCGTGCTGTCGTCGATGGCGGGTCGCGACATCAGTGGGGACGCCGGCGCCGGGGCGGCCGGTGGTCTCGGTGCGGCGCTCCTCGCGCTCGGCGCCCGGCGCGTGTCCGGTGCGACGCTGGTGGCCGAGGCCACCGACCTGGCCACCGACGTCGCCGCCGCCGACCTGGTGATCACCGGGGAAGGCAAGTTCGACGCCCAGACACTCCGCGGCAAGGTGGTGTCCGCGCTGCACGGCGCGGCGGCTGCCGCAGGTGCACGCACGGTGGTCCTCGCCGGACAGGTGACACTGCCCGCCGGCGAGATCGCGGCAGCCGGTATCGCATCGGCGCATGCCGTCGTCGACATCGCCGGTTCTGTGGAGGTCGCCATGAACGACGCCGCCGTTCAGCTCGCCCGGCTGGCCGAGTCGGTGGCCGGGCAGTGGGCGGCCTGA
- a CDS encoding branched-chain amino acid aminotransferase, producing the protein MTLQFTRNEHPHPVSESRRAEILATPGFGRHFTDNMVMIDYDADLGWHSAKVTPYGPIALDPSAMVLHYGQEVFEGLKAYRQPDGSIAAFRPEANAERLQRSAERLAMPPLPVEDFIASLRALLAADNEWVPAAGGEESLYLRPFMFASQASLGVNAPSSKYIYSVIASPAGAYFAGGIKPVSVWLSTEYVRAAPGGTGFAKCGGNYAAAFLAQRQATEQGCDQVVWLDAVERRYIEEMGGMNLFFVFGSGADARLVTPELTGSLLPGITRDSLLTLATDAGFAVEERRITTEELRKGVASGDITEVFACGTAAVITPVGRVKGDHEDYVIAGGETGEVTQALRDTLTGIQRGTFADTHGWMTELYRR; encoded by the coding sequence ATGACCTTGCAGTTCACCCGTAACGAGCATCCCCATCCGGTGTCGGAATCGCGGCGTGCGGAGATCCTCGCCACCCCCGGTTTCGGCCGGCATTTCACCGACAACATGGTGATGATCGATTACGACGCGGACCTTGGATGGCACAGCGCGAAGGTGACCCCGTACGGCCCCATCGCACTCGATCCGTCGGCGATGGTGCTGCATTACGGGCAAGAGGTCTTCGAGGGACTCAAGGCCTACCGGCAGCCCGACGGCTCGATTGCCGCGTTCCGTCCCGAGGCCAACGCCGAGCGTCTGCAGCGTTCCGCAGAACGCCTCGCGATGCCGCCGTTGCCCGTCGAGGATTTCATCGCCTCACTGCGCGCGCTGCTCGCCGCGGACAACGAGTGGGTTCCCGCCGCCGGTGGCGAGGAGTCGCTCTATCTGCGTCCGTTCATGTTCGCCTCGCAGGCGAGTCTCGGCGTCAACGCCCCGTCGTCGAAGTACATCTACTCGGTGATCGCCTCACCGGCCGGCGCCTACTTCGCCGGGGGCATCAAACCGGTCAGCGTGTGGCTCAGCACCGAGTACGTGCGGGCCGCTCCCGGTGGTACCGGTTTCGCGAAGTGCGGCGGCAACTATGCGGCCGCATTCCTCGCGCAGCGGCAGGCCACCGAGCAGGGCTGCGATCAGGTGGTCTGGCTCGACGCGGTGGAACGTCGCTACATCGAGGAGATGGGCGGCATGAACCTCTTCTTCGTGTTCGGGTCCGGCGCCGACGCCCGGCTGGTCACCCCGGAACTGACCGGATCACTGCTGCCGGGCATCACGCGTGACTCGCTGCTCACACTGGCCACCGACGCGGGGTTCGCGGTCGAGGAACGACGGATCACCACCGAGGAACTGCGCAAGGGCGTTGCCTCCGGTGACATCACCGAGGTCTTCGCCTGCGGCACTGCCGCGGTCATCACCCCCGTGGGCCGGGTCAAGGGCGACCACGAGGACTACGTGATCGCCGGCGGCGAGACCGGCGAGGTGACCCAGGCGCTGCGCGACACCCTCACCGGCATCCAGCGCGGCACCTTCGCCGACACGCACGGTTGGATGACGGAGCTCTACCGGCGCTGA
- the cobT gene encoding nicotinate-nucleotide--dimethylbenzimidazole phosphoribosyltransferase — MADRGTRTLVLGGVRSGKSEHGESLLAAHTQVRYLATGPTTSSDAHWVARVERHRTRRDARYTTIETTDLADSLRAAPAIPALVDDLGNWLAARIDAADGWTKPLDLSAEVDDVCAALTEMSADVVLISPEVGLSVVAPTPAGRTFQDQLGALNTAIAAVCDRVVLVVAGRVLELPGPTTRRAAAVPVPLPATETGAVGATTSDAATQQEPEAQPASPRSDAGVTPTAAALDPTDAEVFGVLDLPDEATARAARERQLNLTKPPGSLGRVEEIAAWIAACQHRCPPEPITNPAVVVFAGDHGVAKAGVSAFPPEVTAQMVANIAAGGAAVNVLARSTGASVRVVDISVDADTAPEVSRYKVRRGSEDLRVTDAITIAEARSAMAAGRAIVDDLVDSGADLLIAGEMGIGNTTPATVLIGTITRREPVEIVGRGTGIDDTGWMRKTAAIRDGMRRARSVTHDPLALLAAVGGADLTAVAGFLAQAAVRRTPVILDGVVIAAAALVANELAPGASRWWLAGHRSVEPAHALALEHLDLEPVLDLSMRLGEGSGALMALPVVTSAVELLGSMATFGEAGVSDKQADTSATENA; from the coding sequence ATGGCCGATCGGGGGACGCGCACTCTGGTCCTGGGCGGGGTGCGTTCAGGAAAATCCGAGCACGGTGAGTCGCTGCTGGCCGCACACACCCAGGTCCGCTATCTGGCGACCGGACCGACGACCAGCAGCGACGCCCACTGGGTCGCCCGCGTCGAACGACACCGCACCCGCCGCGATGCCCGCTATACGACGATCGAGACCACCGACCTGGCCGATTCGCTCCGTGCCGCACCGGCCATCCCGGCGCTGGTCGATGACCTCGGCAACTGGCTGGCGGCCCGCATCGACGCCGCCGACGGCTGGACGAAGCCGCTCGATCTGAGCGCCGAGGTCGACGATGTCTGTGCGGCCCTGACGGAGATGTCCGCCGACGTGGTGCTGATCAGCCCGGAGGTCGGACTCTCGGTGGTCGCCCCCACCCCGGCCGGGCGGACGTTCCAGGACCAGCTGGGCGCGCTCAACACAGCGATCGCGGCCGTCTGCGACCGCGTCGTGCTCGTCGTCGCGGGACGGGTCCTCGAACTTCCCGGCCCCACCACCCGGCGGGCTGCCGCGGTGCCGGTTCCGTTGCCCGCCACCGAGACCGGGGCCGTCGGGGCCACGACCTCCGACGCCGCCACCCAGCAGGAACCGGAAGCGCAACCGGCATCGCCGCGATCCGACGCCGGGGTCACGCCGACGGCAGCGGCGCTCGATCCCACCGACGCCGAGGTGTTCGGTGTTCTGGACCTGCCCGACGAGGCCACCGCACGCGCGGCCCGCGAGCGGCAGCTGAACCTCACCAAACCGCCCGGCTCGCTGGGTCGGGTCGAGGAGATAGCGGCGTGGATCGCGGCCTGCCAGCATCGCTGTCCGCCCGAGCCGATCACCAACCCCGCGGTGGTGGTCTTCGCCGGCGATCACGGCGTGGCCAAGGCCGGGGTGTCGGCGTTCCCGCCGGAGGTGACCGCGCAGATGGTCGCCAACATCGCAGCCGGTGGCGCCGCCGTGAACGTCCTGGCCCGATCCACCGGCGCATCGGTACGCGTCGTCGACATATCCGTCGACGCCGACACGGCACCCGAGGTGTCGCGCTACAAGGTCCGACGCGGCAGCGAAGATCTGCGCGTCACCGACGCCATCACCATCGCCGAGGCCCGCAGCGCCATGGCAGCCGGCCGCGCCATCGTCGACGATCTGGTCGATTCGGGCGCCGACCTGCTCATCGCGGGCGAGATGGGGATCGGCAACACCACCCCGGCCACCGTGCTGATCGGCACCATCACCCGCCGCGAGCCGGTGGAGATCGTGGGCCGCGGCACCGGCATCGACGACACCGGCTGGATGCGCAAGACCGCCGCGATCCGCGACGGCATGCGCCGCGCACGGTCGGTGACCCACGATCCACTCGCCCTGCTGGCCGCGGTCGGCGGCGCCGATCTCACCGCGGTGGCGGGTTTCCTCGCCCAGGCCGCGGTTCGACGCACGCCGGTCATCCTCGACGGTGTGGTGATCGCCGCAGCCGCACTCGTCGCCAACGAACTTGCCCCCGGGGCGTCGCGCTGGTGGCTCGCCGGACATCGCTCGGTGGAACCGGCGCACGCGCTCGCCCTGGAGCATCTCGACCTCGAGCCTGTCCTCGACCTCTCGATGAGACTCGGCGAGGGCAGCGGCGCCCTGATGGCCCTGCCCGTGGTGACCTCGGCGGTCGAGTTGCTCGGATCGATGGCCACCTTCGGCGAGGCGGGCGTCAGCGACAAGCAGGCCGACACCTCGGCGACCGAAAACGCCTGA